A region of the Paracoccus pantotrophus genome:
CCGATGTCGATTTCGACGCCGGCGTGCGCCTGCAGGAGGCGCTGCCCGAGGCCAAGCGCTTCCCGCTGGCGCTCAGCCGCGCCGATGCCGAGAACCGCACCCTGCTGCAACCCCGCGCCGGGGTGGCCCTGCTGCGCGAACATATCGTGCTGCTGAACGGGCTTGCCCCCCATTGCGACGTGCTGCCGACGACCATCGACGCCTATACCCGCCACAACCGCTATGCCGAGGCGCAGGAAGGCATCGACCGCTCGCGCGCGGCAGGCACCTCGCTGCTGAACGGCTTTCCGGCGGTCAACCATGGCGTCGACGGCTGCCGGCGGCTGGTCGAGGCGGTGGAAAAGCCGGTGCAGGTCCGGCACGGCACGCCCGATGCCCGGCTGCTGGCCGAGATCACGCTTTGCGCCGGGTTTTCCAGCTATGAGGGCGGCGGGATCTCCTACAACATCCCCTATGCCAAGCGCGTGCCGCTGGAACGCTCGATCCGGCACTGGCAATATTGCGACCGGCTGGTCGGCCGCTACGAAGAGGCCGGCATCCGCATCAACCGCGAGCCCTTCGGCCCGCTGACCGGTACCTTGGTGCCGCCCTTCGTCTCGCATGTGGTGGCGATCCTCGAAGGACTTCTGGCGCTGGAACAGGGGGTCAGGTGCCTGACGCTGGGGTACGGCCAGGCCGGCAACCTGGTGCAGGACATCGCCGCGCTGCGGTCCTTGCGCAAGCTGGCGCATCACTACTTCCTGAACGCGGGCTATGGCGATTACCAGCTGACCACCGTCTTCCACCAATGGATGGGCGGTTTCCCCGAGGACGAGGCGCAGGCGACGGCGGTGATCTGCCTGGGGGCGCTGGTCGCCAAGCAGGCCCGCGCCACCAAGATCATCGTCAAGACCCCGCACGAAGCCAGCGGCGTGCCGACCATGGAGGCCAACCAGGCCGGGCTGAAGGCGACGCGGCAGATGGTCAACATGATCGCCGACCAGAACCGCGTCGATGGCCCCGAGATCAATGCCGAGGTCGAGATCATCGAGGCCGAGGTCCATGCCGTCATGCGCCAGATCCTGAAGCTGGGTCGCGGCGACATCGCCCGCGGCGCGGTCGAGGCCTTCCGCGTGGGCGTCATGGACATCCCCTTCGCGCCCGCCGCCGCCAATCTGGGCAAGCTGACGCCGGTGCGCGACAATCACGGCGCCATCCGCATCTATGACGCGGGCAACGTGCCCCTGCCCCGCGACGTGCTGGCCTGGCACCGCGACAAGATCGCCGAACGCGCCCGCGCCGAGGGCCGCGAGGCCTCGTTCAACATGGTGGTGGACGATGTCCGCGCCATCTCTGCCAGCAAGCTGGTCGGCCGCCCCGCCGCCTGACACTCCAGACAAGCCGAGAGACATCACATGCACATCAGGAAAGTCCATTTCGCGCCGGGCTTCGCCTCGTTCTATTTCGACGACCAGGCGGCCATCAAGGCCGGCGCGCCCATGGACGGGTTCGTCTATAGCGGCGCGCCGCTGACCGGCGGCTTCGACGGCATCCGCCAGCGCGGCGAAAGCATCTCGATCCTGCTGGAGCTGGAGAACGGCCAGATCGCCGAGGGCGATTGCGCCGCCGTGCAATATTCCGGCGCCGGCGGACGCGATCCGCTGTTCACCGCCGCCCGCTTCATCCCGCTGCTGCGCCGGCATCTGGCGCCGCTGCTGGAAGGGCGCGCGGTCGGCAGCTTTCGCGACAATGCCGCCTTCTTCGATGCACTCGAGGTCGAGGGCCGGCCGCTGCATACCGCGATCCGCTACGGCCTGTCGCAGGCGCTGCTGGACGCGACCGCCAGGGCCACGGGACGGATGAAGTTCCAGGTCATCTGCGACGAATGGGATCTGCCGGTGGTGGCGGCGCCGCTGTCGCTGTTCGGGCAAAGCGGCGACGACCGCTATGCGGCGGTGGACAAGATGATCCTGAAGCGCGTCGATGCGCTGCCGCACGGGCTGATCAACAACGTGGAAAAGAAACTGGGCGAGACCGGCGCCAAGCTCGCCGAATATGTCGGCTGGCTGTCGCAGCGCATCCGCAGCCTGCGCTCTGACGCCTCCTACAACCCGGTGCTGCATATCGATGTCTATGGCACCGTCGGGCTGATCTTCCAGAACGACGCCGAACGCATCGCGGATTATCTGGCCTCGCTGGAAAAGCGCGCCGCACCCTTCCGGCTTTATATCGAGGGGCCGGCGGATGCGGGCTCGAAGCCGGGGCAGATCGCGCTGCTCGCCGCGATCCGCAAGGCGCTGGCGGCGCGGCGAAGCAATGTCAGGATCGTCGCCGACGAATGGTGCAACACCTATCAGGATGTGGTCGATTTCGTCGATTCCGGCTGCTGCGACATGGTGCAGATCAAGACCCCCGACCTGGGCGGCATCCACAACACCATCGATGCGGTGCTTTATTGCAAGGCCCGCGGCGTCGAAGCCTATCAGGGCGGCACCTGCAACGAGACCGACATCTCGGCCCGCGCCTGCCTGCATGCCGCGCTCGCCACCCGGCCCGACCGGGTGCTGGTCAAGCCCGGCATGGGCTTCGACGAAGGCATGACCATCGTCGCCAACGAGATGAACCGCGTCCTCGCGGTGCTGGAAACGAGGCGCGCAAGCTGATGACGGCCACACCTCTGCAACCCTATGCCGGCCTGCTGGTCGTCTCGCTGGAACAGGCGGTGGCGGCACCGCTGGCCTCGTGCCATTTCGCCCGGGGCGGCGCGCGGGTCATCAAGATCGAGCGCGAGACCGGCGATTTCGCCCGCCAATACGACAGCGCGGTCAAGGGCACGGCCTCTTATTTCGCCTGGGCCAACCACGGCAAGGAAAGCCTGTGCCTGGACATCAAGGACACGCGGGACGCGGCGCTGCTGCACGACATCCTCGACCGGGCGGATGTGTTCATCCAGAACCTCGCCCCCGGCGCCGTCGCCCGCGCGGGCTTCGGATCCGAGGCGCTGCGCCGGCGCAATCCGCGGCTGATCATCTGCGACATCAGCGGCTATGGCGAGGACGGCGCATACCGCGACATGAAGGCCTATGACTTCCTGGTGCAATGCGAAAGCGGGCTGGTGGCGGTCAACGGCGCGCCGGGCCATCCCGGCCGCATCGGCGTCTCGGTCTGCGACATCGGCGCCGGCATGAACGCGGTCATCGGCATCCAGAAGGCGCTTTACGCCCGCAGCATCACCGGCGAGGGCAGCGCGGTGAAGCTGTCGCTCTTCGACACCGCCGCCGACTGGATGACCGTGCCGCTGATGCATGCGGTCTATGCTGGCAAGGCGCCGCAGCCGGCCGGGCTGCACCATCCCTCGATCGCGCCCTATGGCGGCTTTCGCACCGCCGATGGCGAGGTGCTGGCGATCTCGGTCCAGAACGAGCGCGAATGGGCCAGCCTCTGCGAGGGCGTCTTCGGCCGGCCCGAGCTGGCCCGCGACCCGCGTTTCTGCGACGCCGCGCGGCGGGTCGCGAACCGCGCCGCGCTGGACGCCATCGTCGCCGGATTCTTCGCCGCCCGCAGCCGGGCCGAGCTGGAATCCCTGCTGCGCGAAGCCGCCATCGCCTATGGCGCGGTCAATTCGGTGGAGCGCTTCGCCCAGCATCCGCAACTGCGCCGCGCCCCGGTCACGCTGGAGGACGGGGCCGAGGCGCATCTGGTCGCCCCGCCCGTCCGCCACAGCTTCGAGCCCGAGACCCCGCATCTGGGCCGCGTCCCGGGCTTGGGCGAGCACAGCGCCGCCATCCGCGCCGAATTCGCCCGGATCGGAGAGACGGCATGACCCGGATGGTCCAGCTTGCCGAGACACCCTTCCGCCACCTCGGCACCGACGGGCTGACGGAGATGCGGGTCGGCGACGAGTGCTTCCTGCGCGTCTCGGCCGAGGCGATCCGCCGGCTGACCGTCGCCGCCTTCGGCGATGTCTCGCACCTGCTGCGCCCCGGCCACCTGGCGCAGCTGTGCGCCATCCTCGACGATCCCGAGGCGTCGCAGAACGACCGCTACGTGGCGCTGGAGCTGATCAAGAACGCGGTGATCGCGGCCGGGCGGGAATTTCCCAGCTGCCAGGACACCGGCACCGCCATCGTCACCGGCAAGAAGGGTCAGAACCTGCTGGTCCGGGGCGACTTGCACCAGGCGCTCAGCGACGGCATCCGCGACACCTGGGCCAGCCGCAACCTGCGGTTTTCGCAGATGGCGCCGCTGACCATGTATGAGGAGAAGAACACCGGCACCAACCTGCCCGCGCAGATCGACATCGAGGCCGTGGGCGGGGACGCGCTGGAACTGCTGTTCATGGCCAAGGGCGGCGGCTCGGCCAACAAGACCTTCCTGTTCCAGCAGACCCGCCGCCTGCTGGAGCCCGAGCGGCTGCTGGCCTTTTTCGACGAAAGGATCCGCACACTGGGGACCACGGCCTGCCCGCCCTATCACCTGGCCATCGTCATCGGCGGGCTGTCGGCCGAGCAATGCCTCAAGACCGTCAAGCTGGCCTCGGCGCGCGAACTCGACGGCCTGCCGACGACCGGCAGCCCGGACGGCCGCGCCTTCCGCGACCTGGAACTGGAGGGCCAGATCCTCGGCCTGACCCGCGCCATGGGGCTGGGCGCACAATTCGGCGGCAAGTATTTCTGCCATGACGTGCGGGTGATCCGCCTGCCCCGCCATGGCGGCAGCCTGCCGGTCGGCATGGGGGTCAGCTGCTCGGCCGACCGGCAGATCCGCGGCCGCATCGACCGCGACGGGCTCTGGCTGGAGGCGCTGGAGCGCGACCCGGCCCGCTTCCTGCCCGAGGGCGGCACGGGCGGGGCGGCGCCCGCGCGCATCGACCTTGACCAGCCGATGGATGCGATCTGCGCGGCGCTGTCGCAGCTCACGGTCGGCACGCCGGTGCTGATGTCGGGCACGATGATCGTGGCCCGCGACCTGGTCCATGCCGAACTGGCGCGATTGATGCGCGAGGGCAAGCCATTGCCCGGCTATCTGCGCGACCATCCGGTCTATTACGCCGGCCCGGCCCGGACGCCGCAGGGCCATGCCTCGGGTTCCTTCGGGCCGACCACGGCGGCGCGCATGGACCCCTATGTGCCCGAGCTTCAGGCGCAGGGCGCGTCAAGGGTGATGATCGCCAAGGGCAACCGCGCCCCCGAGGTGGTGGCCAGCTGCAAGCGGCATGGCGGCTTCTACCTGGGATCGGTCGGCGGCGCCGCGGCGGTGCTGGGCCGCGACGTGATCAAAAGCGTGGAGGTGCTCGATTTTGCCGAGTTCGGCATGGAGGCGGTCTGGCGCATCCGGGTCGAGGATTTCCCCGCCTTCGTCGTCACCGACGACAAGGGCAACGACTTCTTTACCCGCAAGCCGGACTTGACCGCGCCCGGCTGACGCGCCACCAGTTCAACCGGGGCAATACGGGGATGCGGATTGGACGAGGCCGGCGAAAAGATCACCTTGCGGCAGATGCAGATCTTCCTGGCCGCCGTCGAAAGCCGCAGCTTCAACCGCGCGGCCGAAAAGCTGTCGCTGTCGCCTCCCGCGGTCTCGATGCAGATGAGCCGGCTGGCCGAGGCGCTTGGCGCCACGCTGTTCGTCAAGGACGGCCGCTCGGTGCAGCCGACCCAGACCGCCACCGCCCTGGTTCCCTATGCCGAGCGGCTGGCCGAGACCCTGCGCGAGGCGGTGCATGTCGTCGAGCAGATGCAGGGCCGGCTGGACAACCAGGTGCGGGTGGCGATGGTCTCGACGGCGCGGAACTTCGGCCCGCAGCTGGTGCAGCAATTCCTGCGCCAGCGCCCCGCGGCGCAGGTCGAGATCAGCATCGCCAACCGCGACGGCGTGATCGCCCAGTTGCAGGAGGACCGGGCCGACCTGGCGCTGATGGGCCGCCCGCCGCGGCGGATCGAGGTCACGGCCCACCAATTCGCCAAGCACCCTTACGTGCTGATCAGCAATCCCGAGCATCCGCTGACCCGCTTTCGCCGCATCCGCCGCGCCGATCTGGTCATGCACCGCTTCCTGGTGCGCGAAAGCGGCTCGGGCACCCGCATGGTGCATGAGCATTTCTTCCGCGAGGCCGGCCTGCCGCTGCCGCCGGCGCAGGAGATGGACAGCAACGCCAACATCAAGCAGGCGGTGATGGCGAACATGGGGCTGGCCTTCCTCTCCGCCCACACCATCGCGCTGGAGCGGCAGGCCGGCAAGCTGAGCGTCTTGAGCGTCGACGGCATGCCGCAGCTGCGCGACTGGTTCGTGGTCTATCCGCGCCGCAAGACGCTCGGCCCGGCCGCGCGCGAGTTCCGCGACTTCGTCACAACAGACGGCCCCGCCTTCATGCGCCAGTTCTTCGGAGAGGATTACGGCGCGGAATAGCGCCGGAAAAGCGGGCAGAAGTTCACCTGCGGCGCAATCGCGCGGCGGTTTCCTTCTTCGTCGTCTCGATATGCTGGCGCATCAGATCGACGGCTTTCTCGACCTCGCCGGCCTTGCAGGCATCCAGAATCCGGTGATGTTCCTGATGCGGCCTTTCTAGACCAGAGGTCTCGGTAACCAGCAGGCGGGTCACGGGGCCGATACGGGCGCGCAGATCGTCGATCATCTGAAGCAGCAGCGGGTTGTCGCAGGGGTCGTAAAGCGCCTGATGAAAGCGGACATTCAGATCGCTCCAGGTCGAGATATCCGTGCTTTCCCCATATTCGGCAAGGATCCTGTCCGCCTTGTCGAAATCCGAATGGACCATGTGCGGGATGGCGAGTTCCAGCGCCTTGCATTCCAGCGCCACACGGATGTCCAGCAGGTTGAGGATTTCGTGCGGCGTCAATTCCCGCACCGTCGCCCCCTTGTTCTTGCGAAAGGTCACGAAACCATCGACCTCCAGGCGCAGCAGCGCCTCGCGCACCGGGATCTTGCTGACTCCGTGGTTGCGGGCAATCTCATCCTGGCGCAAAGGTTCTCCCGGCAGCAGATCCCCTGCCATGATCGCGGATTTGAGCGCGTCGTAAATGGGCTCTGCCGTCACCTGCGTCGCCTTGTTGCCTGACATCCAATCGCTCCTACCTATGAACGTATAATATTTCTCCAAATATGATGCGTTCTGCCGAAATAAACAACATCCCGGATGGGTCCAAGGCCATCCGGGATGTGCATTCGCGCAAGTGTGCGATCAGATGATGCCGCGTTCCGGCAGAGGCTTGTTGTCGAGCAGTCGCTGCCAGCCCAGACGGGACAGGTCGATGGTCTCGTATCGCCCCTTCAGGATCAGTTCGGCCATCGCCCGGCCACAGCCCGGAGCATGCATCAGCCCGTGACCGGAGAACCCGGCCAGCATGTGAAAGTTGCCCAATCCGTCGGCACCGGGACCGATGATGACATTGCCGTCGAAATCGTTCTGGTCATACAGGCCCGGCAACGTCGCCTTGCATTTCGTCTTCTCGAATTGCGGGAAACGGTGGGCGAGCGCCGGCCAGACCACGTTCTCGAAATAGTCGTGATCGGGCTCCATATTGTAGCCGCGCGGCTCCAGCAGGGTCGGCACGCCGCCGGAATAGCCCTTGCCCTCTGGGCGGAAGGCCAGCCGTTCGGGATCCTTGAGATAAGGCAGCGGCTCGATGGGGTCTTCGGATTCGAAATAATGCTCGAAGCGGCGCAGCGGCTCGATCGGCACGCTGAAGCCCAGCATGGCACAAGGTTCCTTGGCCCAGGCACCGGCGGCGTTCACGACATGCCCGGCCTCGATCCGCAGGCCGGATGCGCAGGTGATCGCGGTGACCTGCGCCCCCTGCCGTTCCAGCCCCGTCACTTCCTCGGCCAGAAACTCGGCGCCGAGCGATTGGGCCTTCTTGCGAAAGCCCATCAGCACGGAATGCGGGTCCAGCCATCCGTCATCGGGCGAAAGTACGGCGGCGCCAAGGTCGCCGACATACATGGACGGGAAACGGTGCTTGATCTCGTCCGGCTCCAGCCAGATCACGTTGCAGCCGAGGCTCTGCTCGGTATCGTAATTCTCCTTCAGCATATCGGTCGCCGACGGGGGACGATGAA
Encoded here:
- a CDS encoding GntR family transcriptional regulator — translated: MEKYYTFIGRSDWMSGNKATQVTAEPIYDALKSAIMAGDLLPGEPLRQDEIARNHGVSKIPVREALLRLEVDGFVTFRKNKGATVRELTPHEILNLLDIRVALECKALELAIPHMVHSDFDKADRILAEYGESTDISTWSDLNVRFHQALYDPCDNPLLLQMIDDLRARIGPVTRLLVTETSGLERPHQEHHRILDACKAGEVEKAVDLMRQHIETTKKETAARLRRR
- a CDS encoding FumA C-terminus/TtdB family hydratase beta subunit, yielding MTRMVQLAETPFRHLGTDGLTEMRVGDECFLRVSAEAIRRLTVAAFGDVSHLLRPGHLAQLCAILDDPEASQNDRYVALELIKNAVIAAGREFPSCQDTGTAIVTGKKGQNLLVRGDLHQALSDGIRDTWASRNLRFSQMAPLTMYEEKNTGTNLPAQIDIEAVGGDALELLFMAKGGGSANKTFLFQQTRRLLEPERLLAFFDERIRTLGTTACPPYHLAIVIGGLSAEQCLKTVKLASARELDGLPTTGSPDGRAFRDLELEGQILGLTRAMGLGAQFGGKYFCHDVRVIRLPRHGGSLPVGMGVSCSADRQIRGRIDRDGLWLEALERDPARFLPEGGTGGAAPARIDLDQPMDAICAALSQLTVGTPVLMSGTMIVARDLVHAELARLMREGKPLPGYLRDHPVYYAGPARTPQGHASGSFGPTTAARMDPYVPELQAQGASRVMIAKGNRAPEVVASCKRHGGFYLGSVGGAAAVLGRDVIKSVEVLDFAEFGMEAVWRIRVEDFPAFVVTDDKGNDFFTRKPDLTAPG
- a CDS encoding methylaspartate mutase subunit E, whose product is MTEITNTRLDDATFDAERREVLQTWSTGPDVDFDAGVRLQEALPEAKRFPLALSRADAENRTLLQPRAGVALLREHIVLLNGLAPHCDVLPTTIDAYTRHNRYAEAQEGIDRSRAAGTSLLNGFPAVNHGVDGCRRLVEAVEKPVQVRHGTPDARLLAEITLCAGFSSYEGGGISYNIPYAKRVPLERSIRHWQYCDRLVGRYEEAGIRINREPFGPLTGTLVPPFVSHVVAILEGLLALEQGVRCLTLGYGQAGNLVQDIAALRSLRKLAHHYFLNAGYGDYQLTTVFHQWMGGFPEDEAQATAVICLGALVAKQARATKIIVKTPHEASGVPTMEANQAGLKATRQMVNMIADQNRVDGPEINAEVEIIEAEVHAVMRQILKLGRGDIARGAVEAFRVGVMDIPFAPAAANLGKLTPVRDNHGAIRIYDAGNVPLPRDVLAWHRDKIAERARAEGREASFNMVVDDVRAISASKLVGRPAA
- a CDS encoding methylaspartate ammonia-lyase; amino-acid sequence: MHIRKVHFAPGFASFYFDDQAAIKAGAPMDGFVYSGAPLTGGFDGIRQRGESISILLELENGQIAEGDCAAVQYSGAGGRDPLFTAARFIPLLRRHLAPLLEGRAVGSFRDNAAFFDALEVEGRPLHTAIRYGLSQALLDATARATGRMKFQVICDEWDLPVVAAPLSLFGQSGDDRYAAVDKMILKRVDALPHGLINNVEKKLGETGAKLAEYVGWLSQRIRSLRSDASYNPVLHIDVYGTVGLIFQNDAERIADYLASLEKRAAPFRLYIEGPADAGSKPGQIALLAAIRKALAARRSNVRIVADEWCNTYQDVVDFVDSGCCDMVQIKTPDLGGIHNTIDAVLYCKARGVEAYQGGTCNETDISARACLHAALATRPDRVLVKPGMGFDEGMTIVANEMNRVLAVLETRRAS
- a CDS encoding CaiB/BaiF CoA transferase family protein, which codes for MTATPLQPYAGLLVVSLEQAVAAPLASCHFARGGARVIKIERETGDFARQYDSAVKGTASYFAWANHGKESLCLDIKDTRDAALLHDILDRADVFIQNLAPGAVARAGFGSEALRRRNPRLIICDISGYGEDGAYRDMKAYDFLVQCESGLVAVNGAPGHPGRIGVSVCDIGAGMNAVIGIQKALYARSITGEGSAVKLSLFDTAADWMTVPLMHAVYAGKAPQPAGLHHPSIAPYGGFRTADGEVLAISVQNEREWASLCEGVFGRPELARDPRFCDAARRVANRAALDAIVAGFFAARSRAELESLLREAAIAYGAVNSVERFAQHPQLRRAPVTLEDGAEAHLVAPPVRHSFEPETPHLGRVPGLGEHSAAIRAEFARIGETA
- a CDS encoding LysR family transcriptional regulator; the encoded protein is MDEAGEKITLRQMQIFLAAVESRSFNRAAEKLSLSPPAVSMQMSRLAEALGATLFVKDGRSVQPTQTATALVPYAERLAETLREAVHVVEQMQGRLDNQVRVAMVSTARNFGPQLVQQFLRQRPAAQVEISIANRDGVIAQLQEDRADLALMGRPPRRIEVTAHQFAKHPYVLISNPEHPLTRFRRIRRADLVMHRFLVRESGSGTRMVHEHFFREAGLPLPPAQEMDSNANIKQAVMANMGLAFLSAHTIALERQAGKLSVLSVDGMPQLRDWFVVYPRRKTLGPAAREFRDFVTTDGPAFMRQFFGEDYGAE